Proteins found in one Planctomycetia bacterium genomic segment:
- the nadB gene encoding L-aspartate oxidase, translating to MSDPVPRYLVPFHPKKQPHHFTDVLIIGGGLAGLRAALAVDPALNVVVITKEGIQQSNSNYAQGGIAGVLDPEDRFEDHIADTLTAGGSLCDREVVDFVVREAPIRINELIHWGTRFDSDHGELTLGREGGHSQNRIVHALGDATGREVMRAVIEQASKLKNVHAWQNTFTLDLLTHDGACRGALVWNAHHGKTLVWAKQTILCTGGCGQVYRETTNPPVATGDGHAMAYRAGAELRDMEFMQFHPTVLYIAGSSRSLITEAMRGEGAWLVDRHGHRFMPDYDPRLELAPRDVVSQAIVEQMEKTRHPNVYLDLTHLDGDFIRRRFPGIAATCAEFGLDITRDRIPVRPGAHYMVGGVTVDLYGRTAIDGLWAAGEVTSTGLHGANRLASNSLLEGLVYGAHAGEGASKAAARMPDAFAAIPLENPVEVESLEALDLSDIRNSLTSLMWRSVGVRRTGEQLAEALTSIDQWCRYVLRRQFNDPAGWQLQNMLCIARLMTAAALERRESRGVHLRSDYRETDDQNWNRHLGFKRNA from the coding sequence ATGTCCGACCCCGTCCCGCGTTACCTGGTGCCGTTTCATCCCAAGAAGCAGCCGCATCATTTCACTGATGTGCTGATCATCGGCGGCGGCCTGGCGGGCTTGCGCGCGGCGCTCGCGGTCGATCCCGCGCTCAATGTCGTGGTGATCACCAAGGAAGGCATTCAGCAATCCAATAGCAACTACGCCCAAGGGGGCATCGCCGGCGTGCTGGATCCCGAGGACCGCTTCGAGGATCACATCGCCGACACGCTCACCGCCGGCGGAAGTCTCTGCGATCGCGAAGTCGTCGACTTCGTCGTCCGCGAGGCGCCGATTCGCATCAACGAGTTGATTCACTGGGGCACCCGTTTCGATTCCGACCACGGCGAGCTCACGCTCGGCCGCGAAGGCGGACACAGCCAGAATCGCATCGTGCATGCCCTCGGCGACGCCACGGGCCGCGAAGTGATGCGCGCGGTCATCGAACAAGCGTCGAAACTGAAAAACGTCCACGCTTGGCAAAACACCTTCACCCTCGACTTGCTCACGCACGACGGCGCCTGCCGCGGCGCGCTCGTCTGGAACGCCCACCACGGCAAAACGCTCGTCTGGGCCAAGCAAACCATTCTCTGCACCGGTGGTTGCGGCCAGGTCTATCGCGAGACCACGAATCCCCCGGTCGCCACCGGCGACGGCCACGCCATGGCCTATCGCGCCGGGGCGGAACTGCGCGACATGGAGTTCATGCAGTTTCACCCGACGGTGCTCTACATCGCCGGTAGCAGCCGCAGCCTGATCACCGAGGCCATGCGCGGCGAAGGCGCCTGGCTCGTCGATCGGCACGGGCATCGCTTCATGCCCGACTACGACCCGCGCTTGGAGCTCGCCCCGCGCGACGTCGTCAGTCAGGCCATCGTGGAACAGATGGAAAAGACCCGGCACCCCAACGTCTATCTCGATCTCACGCATCTCGATGGTGATTTCATCCGCCGCCGCTTTCCCGGCATCGCGGCCACCTGCGCGGAGTTCGGGCTGGACATCACGCGCGATCGCATTCCGGTCCGTCCCGGCGCGCACTACATGGTCGGCGGCGTCACCGTCGATCTCTACGGCCGCACCGCCATCGACGGTCTCTGGGCCGCCGGCGAGGTCACCTCCACTGGGCTACATGGCGCGAATCGCCTGGCGTCGAACAGCCTCCTGGAAGGCCTTGTTTACGGCGCACACGCTGGCGAAGGCGCATCGAAAGCCGCGGCTCGGATGCCGGACGCCTTCGCGGCCATCCCGCTGGAAAATCCCGTCGAAGTGGAGAGCCTCGAAGCGCTCGATCTCTCTGATATCCGCAACTCGCTTACCAGCCTGATGTGGCGCTCGGTGGGCGTCCGCCGCACCGGCGAGCAGCTCGCCGAAGCGCTCACCTCGATCGATCAATGGTGCCGCTACGTGCTGCGCCGGCAATTCAACGACCCCGCCGGCTGGCAACTGCAGAACATGCTTTGCATCGCGCGGCTCATGACCGCCGCCGCGCTGGAACGCCGCGAAAGCCGCGGCGTTCATCTCCGCAGCGACTACCGCGAAACCGACGACCAAAACTGGAACCGGCATTTGGGCTTCAAGCGAAACGCATAG